One Loxodonta africana isolate mLoxAfr1 chromosome 4, mLoxAfr1.hap2, whole genome shotgun sequence genomic region harbors:
- the LOC100664899 gene encoding olfactory receptor 10P22: protein MGCGNGTVVTEFVLLGFSSFESLQVPLFYGVLCIYLVTLLGNVLIILLTLADPALHLPMYFFLRHFSMVEILYTTTTVPRMLVDLLSSCPTIPPASCFTQLYFFALFGIAECCLLTVMAYDRYAAICRPLHYTTLMNRGACVSMVGASYLMGIITGTAHSICIFTLPFHGTNTVHHFLCDILPVLRLASASTFWGEVGNLAVTIAFIVTPFLLIMASYACILTTIFGVATSQGRQKIFSTCSSHLFVVLLFFGTGTVAYMRPWADASQDTDQILGFFYTVVTPMFNPFVYTLRNKEVTGAMRRLVKRHLWGP from the coding sequence ATGGGGTGTGGTAATGGCACAGTAGTGACTGAGTTTGTTTTGCTGGGGTTCTCAAGTTTTGAATCCCTCCAGGTGCCCCTGTTTTATGGGGTGCTCTGCATCTATCTGGTGACCTTGCTGGGCAATGTCCTGATCATCCTCCTCACACTGGCAGACCCTGCCTTGCACTtgcccatgtatttcttccttcgCCACTTCTCCATGGTGGAGATCCTCTACACAACAACCACCGTGCCTCGGATGCTGGTCGACCTCCTTTCCTCCTGCCCTACCATCCCACCTGCCAGTTGCTTCACCCAGCTGTATTTCTTTGCCCTCTTTGGCATTGCTGAATGCTGCTTGCTCACagtcatggcctatgaccgctatgctgCCATCTGCCGGCCCCTGCATTACACCACCCTGATGAACCGGGGAGCCTGTGTGAGTATGGTGGGGGCCTCCTACCTCATGGGTATCATCACTGGCACTGCTCACTCCATCTGCATCTTCACCCTGCCCTTCCATGGCACAAACACCGTCCACCACTTCCTGTGTGACATCCTGCCTGTGCTGAGACTGGCGAGTGCAAGCACCTTCTGGGGTGAAGTGGGGAATCTTGCTGTCACAATAGCTTTTATCGTGACCCCTTTCTTACTGATCATGGCCTCCTATGCCTGTATCCTTACCACCATCTTTGGGGTCGCGACATCCCAAGGACGTCAAAAGATCTTCTCTACCTGTTCCTCCCACCTGTTTGTGGTCTTGCTTTTCTTTGGGACTGGGACTGTTGCCTATATGAGGCCCTGGGCTGATGCCTCTCAGGACACGGATCAGATCCTTGGCTTCTTCTACACAGTGGTCACCCCCATGTTCAACCCTTTTGTCTACACTCTGAGGAACAAAGAGGTGACTGGGGCCATGAGGCGGCTGGTGAAGAGACACCTTTGGGGTCCATGA